A DNA window from Betaproteobacteria bacterium contains the following coding sequences:
- a CDS encoding DEAD/DEAH box helicase, whose translation MDALGHFHPAVTAWFRSRFPSPTAAQTQAWPAIQSGHHTLIAAPTGSGKTLAAFLSAIDALVRLGVRDELPGATQVVYISPLKALSNDIQRNLEDPLAGIREHLAQQGLRDVAIRTQVRTGDTPQAERARMRRNPPHILVTTPESLYILVTSESGRRMLATTSSVIVDEIHALVQTKRGAHLALTLERLEQLCPHPITRIGLSATQKPIGSVANFLVGNPQRISKGLIGTGTRCQIIDTGHVRERDLSLELPDSPLEAVMSAEMWGQVHDRLVQLIQTHRSTLIFVNTRRLAERLARALTGQLGKESVMSHHGSLAKDQRFDAEQRLKRGELKALVATSSLELGIDVGYVDLVCQIASPRALSAFLQRVGRSGHAVGGLPKGRLFPLTRDDLMECTALIDAVHRGELDELRLCEKPMDVLAQQIAAEVACQEWDEDALFTAYRQAWPYRDLQRAEFDAVTKMLAEGISTQRGRAHTLVHRDGVHKQLRPRQGVRLTAITCGGTIPDTADYVVVLQPEETVIGSVNEDFAIESMAGDVFQLGNRSYRILRVEAGRVRVADAQDVPPTIPFWLGEAPGRTDEVSQSVSRLRQQLNKLLDDGENAAARLEADLGLRQDAARQLADYLQSAHAALGALPTQDHIFFERFFDEAGGMQLVIHSCFGSRLNRAWGLALRKRFCRKFNFELQAAATEDAIILSLTAVHSFALEEVARYLHSSSVRAVLVQALLDAPMFITRWRWNASIALALLRQRGGERVPTQLQRMQAEDLIATVFPDQLACLENIAGEREIPDHPLVNQTISDCLHEAMDVAGLERLLRRIEEGDVRITGRDLAMPSPMAAEILAAKPYAFLDDAPLEERRTQAVVNRRWLDPQSAADIGRLDPQAIARVREEAWPDAQSADELHDALLWLGFLTDEEVQRQTPWIPLLEELARKRRVAQILLPTAPRALWCSTERLAQILCIHPESRVGQGAGEIPAELNQSWAPEAATTELVRGRLEGLGPVTASVLAQSLGVAEARTDSALLALEAEGFALRGHFTGAANALEWCERRLLARIHRYTLKRLRQEIEPVSAADFMRFLLRWQRVGPAHRMEGPDGLAAVLSQLEGFEAAAIAWESELLPARLAHYEPTWLDDLCRAGRVVWTRLNPPAGAASRSRGPVRSSPITLLNRQHAHLWAFLGSQEDDSSAKLSSNARAVLEHLRTSGASFFDDIAHDIGLPKSFVEEALGELVTRGWVRADSFAGLRALLMPSDRRKPFGSHGRGRHSVMGIEDAGRWAAASAARKQPDKPSGLIEHVARALLKRYGIVFWHMLAREADWLPPWRELMMCFRRLEARGEIRGGRFVAGFSGEQFALPEAISALRRTDRAEDELLCLSGADPLNLAGTLVPGPKVPALAGNRIILAAGIPVAALVAGEVQYMQACDPAKAARWREALFRHPANLRGTDIQSA comes from the coding sequence ATGGACGCTCTCGGCCATTTTCATCCCGCGGTCACCGCCTGGTTCCGTAGCCGGTTCCCCTCGCCGACCGCCGCTCAGACGCAGGCGTGGCCCGCCATTCAGTCTGGACATCACACGCTGATCGCGGCCCCCACGGGCTCGGGCAAAACCTTGGCGGCCTTCTTGAGCGCCATCGACGCGCTGGTTCGCTTGGGCGTACGGGACGAGCTGCCCGGCGCAACCCAGGTGGTCTATATCTCGCCGCTCAAGGCACTCTCCAACGATATTCAGCGCAATCTCGAAGATCCCCTGGCGGGCATTCGCGAACATCTGGCGCAACAAGGCCTGCGCGATGTTGCCATTCGCACCCAGGTGCGAACGGGCGATACCCCGCAAGCCGAGCGCGCCCGCATGCGGCGCAACCCGCCGCATATTCTGGTGACAACGCCGGAGTCGCTCTACATCTTGGTGACCAGCGAGTCGGGCCGGCGCATGCTGGCCACCACTAGCAGCGTCATCGTGGACGAAATTCACGCGCTCGTGCAGACCAAGCGCGGCGCCCATTTAGCCCTCACGCTGGAGAGGCTGGAGCAACTTTGCCCTCACCCCATTACCCGCATTGGGTTGTCCGCCACGCAGAAACCCATCGGATCGGTGGCCAATTTTCTAGTGGGCAATCCACAACGCATATCCAAGGGGCTCATCGGTACCGGCACCCGGTGCCAGATCATCGATACGGGCCACGTGCGAGAGCGCGACTTAAGCCTGGAACTGCCGGATTCCCCGTTGGAAGCGGTCATGTCCGCCGAGATGTGGGGCCAAGTCCATGACCGGCTCGTGCAATTGATTCAGACTCATCGCTCCACGCTGATTTTCGTGAACACGCGCCGCCTGGCCGAGCGCCTGGCGCGCGCACTCACCGGCCAGCTCGGCAAAGAGTCTGTCATGTCTCATCATGGAAGTCTCGCCAAGGACCAACGCTTCGATGCGGAGCAACGTCTCAAGCGCGGAGAATTGAAAGCCTTGGTGGCAACCTCCTCCTTGGAACTCGGGATCGATGTGGGCTATGTGGACTTGGTGTGCCAGATCGCCAGCCCGCGCGCGCTCTCGGCCTTCTTGCAGCGCGTGGGCCGCTCCGGCCACGCCGTGGGCGGCTTGCCCAAGGGGCGGCTGTTTCCCCTGACACGGGACGATCTCATGGAGTGCACGGCGTTGATCGACGCGGTGCACCGCGGTGAGTTGGACGAGTTGCGCCTCTGCGAGAAACCGATGGACGTATTGGCGCAACAAATCGCCGCGGAAGTGGCGTGCCAAGAATGGGACGAAGACGCGCTCTTCACTGCCTACCGCCAAGCATGGCCCTACCGGGATTTGCAGCGCGCGGAATTCGACGCCGTCACCAAAATGCTGGCCGAGGGGATTTCCACGCAGCGCGGACGCGCTCACACCCTGGTGCACCGGGATGGCGTCCATAAGCAACTGCGCCCGCGCCAAGGGGTGCGCCTTACGGCCATCACTTGCGGCGGCACCATTCCCGACACGGCCGATTACGTCGTGGTGTTGCAACCGGAAGAAACCGTCATCGGATCGGTGAACGAGGATTTCGCCATCGAAAGCATGGCGGGCGACGTGTTTCAACTGGGCAACCGTTCCTATCGCATTTTGCGCGTGGAAGCCGGGCGCGTGCGGGTGGCCGATGCGCAAGATGTTCCGCCCACCATACCCTTTTGGCTGGGCGAGGCGCCTGGGCGTACAGACGAAGTCTCGCAATCCGTGTCGCGCCTACGCCAGCAACTCAACAAGCTTTTAGATGACGGCGAAAATGCCGCCGCGCGCCTGGAGGCTGATCTGGGTTTGAGGCAAGACGCAGCCCGGCAATTGGCGGATTACTTGCAAAGCGCCCACGCGGCTTTGGGCGCATTACCCACCCAGGATCACATCTTCTTCGAGCGCTTCTTCGATGAGGCCGGTGGCATGCAGTTAGTGATTCACTCCTGCTTCGGCAGCCGCCTCAATCGCGCTTGGGGATTGGCGCTGAGAAAACGCTTCTGCCGCAAGTTCAATTTCGAATTGCAAGCCGCCGCCACGGAAGACGCCATCATCTTGTCGCTCACCGCTGTGCATAGTTTTGCCTTGGAGGAAGTGGCGCGTTACCTGCACTCCAGTTCGGTGCGCGCGGTGCTCGTGCAAGCCTTGCTCGATGCGCCCATGTTCATCACGCGCTGGAGGTGGAATGCTTCAATCGCCTTGGCGCTGCTACGCCAGCGCGGCGGCGAGCGCGTTCCCACGCAGTTGCAGCGCATGCAAGCGGAGGATTTGATCGCCACGGTATTCCCCGACCAACTGGCGTGCCTGGAGAATATCGCGGGTGAGCGGGAGATTCCCGATCACCCTCTGGTAAATCAAACCATTTCCGACTGCCTGCACGAAGCCATGGATGTGGCGGGTTTGGAGCGCCTGTTGCGCCGTATCGAAGAAGGCGATGTGCGCATCACAGGCCGCGACTTGGCCATGCCTTCTCCCATGGCCGCGGAGATCCTCGCCGCGAAGCCCTACGCCTTCCTCGACGATGCACCGCTGGAGGAACGGCGCACGCAGGCGGTGGTGAACCGCCGCTGGCTCGATCCGCAATCGGCGGCGGACATCGGGCGCCTGGATCCCCAGGCCATCGCGCGCGTGCGCGAGGAAGCCTGGCCGGATGCGCAAAGCGCGGACGAATTGCACGACGCCTTGCTGTGGCTGGGCTTTCTCACGGACGAGGAGGTACAGCGCCAAACCCCATGGATACCGCTGCTGGAGGAATTGGCGCGCAAGCGGCGTGTCGCGCAGATCCTATTGCCCACGGCGCCCCGCGCCCTATGGTGCAGCACGGAGCGCCTGGCGCAAATCCTGTGCATTCATCCAGAATCTAGAGTTGGCCAAGGCGCGGGAGAAATTCCCGCGGAGTTAAATCAATCCTGGGCACCGGAAGCCGCCACCACGGAATTGGTGCGAGGACGGCTAGAGGGATTGGGGCCCGTCACCGCAAGCGTATTGGCGCAATCCCTGGGTGTCGCCGAGGCACGTACCGATTCGGCTCTGCTTGCGCTCGAAGCGGAAGGGTTCGCGCTTCGTGGCCATTTCACCGGCGCGGCAAACGCCCTGGAGTGGTGCGAGCGCCGCCTGCTGGCGCGTATCCACCGCTACACCCTCAAACGCTTGCGCCAGGAGATCGAGCCGGTATCCGCCGCGGACTTCATGCGTTTCTTGTTGCGCTGGCAACGCGTGGGCCCAGCTCATCGCATGGAGGGTCCGGATGGTTTGGCGGCCGTGCTCTCGCAACTGGAAGGTTTTGAAGCCGCCGCCATCGCGTGGGAGTCCGAACTCTTGCCGGCCCGGCTTGCCCACTATGAACCTACGTGGCTCGATGATCTGTGCCGCGCGGGAAGAGTGGTGTGGACTCGGCTCAATCCGCCAGCCGGGGCAGCGTCGCGCAGCCGCGGCCCAGTGCGCAGTTCCCCCATTACACTACTCAACCGCCAGCACGCTCATCTATGGGCATTTCTTGGCAGCCAGGAAGATGATTCTTCCGCGAAGCTTAGTTCCAACGCGCGTGCCGTCCTGGAGCATCTGCGAACCAGCGGCGCGTCCTTCTTCGATGACATCGCTCATGACATCGGTTTACCCAAGAGTTTCGTGGAAGAGGCTCTGGGGGAATTAGTAACGAGGGGATGGGTGCGCGCCGACAGTTTTGCCGGCCTGCGCGCGCTACTGATGCCTTCGGACCGGCGCAAGCCCTTTGGTTCCCATGGGCGCGGGCGCCACTCCGTGATGGGCATCGAAGACGCCGGCCGGTGGGCCGCGGCAAGTGCGGCACGCAAGCAGCCGGACAAACCCTCCGGTCTCATCGAACATGTTGCTCGCGCGCTTCTCAAGCGCTACGGCATCGTGTTCTGGCACATGCTGGCGCGCGAAGCAGACTGGTTGCCGCCATGGCGCGAATTGATGATGTGCTTTCGGCGCCTGGAAGCGCGCGGCGAAATTCGCGGTGGCCGGTTTGTCGCGGGATTTTCCGGCGAGCAATTCGCGCTACCGGAAGCCATCTCGGCGCTACGCCGCACGGACCGCGCGGAAGATGAACTGCTGTGCCTAAGTGGCGCCGATCCCCTCAATCTGGCGGGGACACTCGTCCCCGGCCCCAAGGTGCCCGCCCTTGCGGGAAACCGTATCATCCTTGCCGCGGGGATACCCGTGGCCGCGCTGGTAGCCGGTGAAGTGCAGTACATGCAAGCGTGCGACCCCGCCAAAGCCGCACGGTGGCGCGAGGCCTTGTTCCGGCATCCGGCAAACCTACGCGGGACGGACATTCAGTCCGCATAA